In a single window of the Melissococcus plutonius ATCC 35311 genome:
- a CDS encoding fructose-6-phosphate aldolase, with protein sequence MEFMLDTVNIEEIKQYQKIISLRGVTSNPSIIKQSGKMNFFERMREIREIIGYNSSLHVQLVATDYDGMLKDAETLLNQIDTDLFIKLPVNEVGLKVMNELREWPCHITATAIYTKFQAYLAIANHVDYVAPYFNRMENLAIDPQETIRQIANIIEQTGSKTKILAASFKNVSQVTTALENGAHAVTINTNIIQQVLEMPVIEKAIQNFLEDWIAVFGDKQTIAALNG encoded by the coding sequence ATGGAATTTATGCTTGACACAGTAAATATTGAAGAGATTAAGCAATATCAAAAAATAATTTCCTTAAGAGGAGTTACGTCAAATCCATCTATTATAAAACAAAGTGGGAAAATGAACTTTTTTGAACGCATGAGAGAAATTCGGGAAATTATTGGATACAATTCATCATTACATGTTCAACTTGTTGCTACTGATTATGATGGAATGTTAAAAGATGCGGAAACACTCTTAAATCAGATTGATACAGATCTATTTATTAAGTTACCAGTGAATGAAGTAGGATTAAAAGTTATGAATGAATTAAGGGAATGGCCTTGTCATATAACAGCTACAGCAATCTATACAAAGTTTCAAGCTTATCTAGCAATTGCTAACCATGTTGATTATGTTGCTCCCTATTTTAATCGGATGGAAAATCTAGCGATTGATCCTCAAGAAACCATTCGCCAAATTGCCAATATTATTGAGCAAACAGGAAGCAAAACAAAAATTTTGGCGGCAAGTTTTAAGAATGTTTCACAGGTAACTACTGCTTTAGAAAATGGTGCTCATGCGGTTACTATTAATACCAATATTATTCAACAAGTATTAGAAATGCCGGTTATTGAAAAAGCAATTCAAAATTTCTTAGAAGATTGGATTGCAGTTTTTGGTGACAAACAGACCATTGCTGCTTTGAATGGTTAA
- a CDS encoding endo-alpha-N-acetylgalactosaminidase family protein: MKKKQIYNLFIVCALFCIFIGELSAKTVWGEKNQIGNKQLAKKNDQQNEQANLWELDFSKGVIGNWQDIVGRTKREIVKDTLQISRDTAVDNNAVTINTDSPKLADGEVETKFKMMNGNARIGVVIRSTLTGNWVFVGYNNGNWLVEKPGAWNDIIKGPTLNENTTYIFKARYEGTKITMWLNGVEFYSGSPVLNDGSKLQINAGYIGVRTWYDNKIIQFDQVPILPEKVKAHYNTGTIKEVGVKWEAIDPKLYDHAGEFEVTGQVEGTTIPAKVLIRVINDGEVEKGKEIHSKDLAAIIDPNFPRILRYVDPKDQSLIFNEQTEKINKIVIDGTEYAATASIQNSTNDSATYTVQIPKINVTFDVVFTVSEGKEVKMEITHVKESDSLIHTILIPEQGLLSLNGMEPGAAFAGETMYTGKNTSNYNKTGDVFEDLITNTKVEKKKYHYAFLNTTKYAASIWTNAYGDDKNDNEDDARIYKETKETEKGYITTLSSGTFTYRPYDGTTTSLTNDKSTIKVKFSGDLNGDNRVDWQDAAINYRSIMNNPKGGEKVPELVNQRIPFNFASQATNPFLTTLDETKRVYNLTDGLGQMVLLKGYQNEGHDSAHPDYGSIGLRPGGKEAINTLINEGHKLNAIFGAHINDTEAYPEAKSFNDKLVDFSQKGWDWLDSSYYINQRFDALTESRVNRLQELKKNVPNLDFIYVDVWGNRGESGWSSRKFAKEINQNGFILTNEFPNALEYDSIWNHWSADKNYGGDNLKGFNSTIVRFIRNHQKDTWVISDNPLLGGTELEAYEGWIGKINFNTYKEKTFSINIPTKFLQHYQIMKWDTKTAEDGQIHGTIQLYDHSNKVTVTDNNNSHERIITLNGIKVLQGKNYLLPWKMNGEAKFYHWNETGGETTWQLPNNFLGQPLHLYELTDQGRIDRGIPTIIGNQVHINAKAKTPYVLTANKQTKEIEFGSYTPIKDPGFNAKDTLKNNWKVEKGDPKIIKDSNGTNALVAGQQAMVVSQHLQPLAIGKYSVYINTETHNRQVNMRLAVD; encoded by the coding sequence ATGAAAAAGAAACAGATATATAACTTGTTCATTGTATGCGCATTATTTTGTATTTTTATAGGTGAATTGTCTGCTAAAACTGTCTGGGGAGAAAAAAACCAGATAGGGAATAAGCAATTGGCTAAAAAAAATGATCAGCAAAATGAACAAGCAAATTTGTGGGAATTAGATTTTTCTAAGGGGGTTATTGGTAATTGGCAAGATATTGTTGGTCGAACGAAGCGAGAGATCGTAAAAGATACCTTGCAGATTTCAAGAGATACAGCAGTCGATAATAATGCAGTCACCATTAATACGGATTCACCAAAATTGGCAGATGGTGAAGTAGAGACAAAATTTAAAATGATGAATGGTAATGCTCGAATTGGTGTGGTGATCCGATCAACTCTAACAGGAAACTGGGTATTTGTTGGTTATAATAATGGAAATTGGTTAGTGGAAAAACCAGGTGCCTGGAATGATATAATCAAGGGACCAACGTTAAATGAGAACACAACCTATATTTTCAAAGCACGCTATGAAGGTACAAAGATCACTATGTGGTTAAATGGAGTGGAATTTTATTCTGGTAGTCCTGTTTTAAATGATGGTAGCAAATTACAAATAAATGCCGGTTATATCGGTGTCCGTACTTGGTACGATAATAAAATTATTCAATTCGATCAGGTACCTATTTTACCTGAAAAGGTAAAAGCACATTATAATACAGGCACAATCAAGGAAGTTGGTGTTAAATGGGAAGCCATCGATCCAAAACTATATGATCATGCAGGAGAATTTGAAGTCACAGGTCAGGTAGAAGGAACAACGATTCCAGCAAAAGTACTCATTCGTGTCATTAATGATGGAGAAGTAGAGAAAGGCAAAGAAATTCATTCAAAAGATTTGGCAGCAATTATTGATCCAAATTTTCCAAGAATTTTACGGTATGTTGATCCAAAAGATCAATCATTAATCTTTAATGAACAAACGGAAAAAATAAATAAAATTGTCATTGATGGTACTGAGTATGCTGCAACTGCCTCTATTCAAAATAGTACAAATGATAGTGCTACCTATACCGTTCAAATCCCTAAAATAAATGTCACTTTTGATGTAGTATTTACTGTTTCAGAAGGAAAAGAAGTAAAAATGGAAATTACGCATGTGAAAGAATCCGATTCACTTATTCATACCATTTTAATACCAGAGCAAGGCCTACTTTCTTTAAATGGTATGGAACCTGGTGCTGCCTTTGCTGGAGAGACAATGTATACGGGAAAGAATACAAGCAATTATAATAAAACAGGTGACGTTTTTGAGGATTTAATAACAAATACAAAAGTAGAAAAAAAGAAATATCATTATGCTTTTCTAAATACAACTAAATATGCAGCAAGCATTTGGACAAATGCCTATGGTGATGACAAAAATGATAATGAAGACGACGCACGAATTTATAAGGAAACTAAAGAAACAGAGAAAGGATATATTACAACCCTTTCTAGTGGAACATTTACTTATCGACCTTATGATGGGACAACTACTTCACTGACAAATGATAAATCAACCATTAAAGTTAAATTTTCTGGCGATTTAAATGGAGATAATCGGGTAGATTGGCAAGATGCAGCAATTAATTATCGTTCAATCATGAATAATCCCAAGGGTGGTGAAAAGGTACCGGAATTGGTTAATCAACGTATTCCCTTCAATTTTGCTTCACAAGCAACAAATCCATTTTTAACTACATTAGATGAAACGAAACGAGTTTATAATTTAACTGATGGTCTAGGACAAATGGTTTTACTCAAAGGCTACCAAAATGAAGGACATGATTCTGCTCACCCGGACTATGGTTCAATTGGTTTAAGACCGGGTGGAAAAGAAGCAATCAATACGTTAATTAATGAAGGACATAAACTGAATGCAATTTTTGGTGCACATATCAATGATACAGAAGCCTATCCAGAAGCTAAAAGCTTTAATGACAAACTCGTTGATTTCTCTCAAAAAGGCTGGGATTGGTTAGATTCTTCCTATTATATCAACCAACGTTTTGATGCCTTAACCGAAAGCCGTGTGAATCGATTACAGGAATTAAAGAAAAATGTTCCCAATTTAGATTTTATCTATGTAGATGTTTGGGGAAATCGTGGTGAATCAGGTTGGAGTAGCAGGAAATTTGCAAAAGAAATAAACCAGAATGGCTTTATACTCACAAATGAATTTCCAAATGCTTTAGAATATGATTCTATCTGGAATCATTGGTCAGCTGATAAAAACTATGGTGGCGATAATCTAAAAGGATTTAATAGTACCATTGTTCGCTTTATTCGCAACCATCAAAAAGACACCTGGGTAATCTCTGATAATCCATTGCTAGGTGGTACGGAATTAGAAGCTTATGAAGGTTGGATTGGAAAAATAAATTTTAATACCTACAAAGAAAAAACATTTTCTATTAATATACCAACAAAATTTTTACAGCATTATCAAATTATGAAATGGGATACAAAAACAGCAGAAGATGGACAAATTCATGGAACGATACAATTATATGATCATTCAAATAAGGTGACAGTGACAGACAATAATAACAGCCATGAACGAATCATAACATTAAATGGTATAAAAGTTTTACAAGGAAAGAACTACCTATTACCTTGGAAGATGAATGGTGAAGCTAAATTTTATCATTGGAATGAAACAGGTGGAGAAACGACCTGGCAATTACCAAATAATTTTTTGGGACAACCCTTACATTTATATGAATTAACCGATCAAGGTAGGATCGATAGAGGAATACCTACAATTATTGGTAATCAGGTGCATATCAATGCTAAGGCAAAAACACCTTATGTATTAACGGCCAACAAACAAACAAAAGAGATAGAATTTGGTAGTTATACACCAATAAAAGATCCCGGATTTAATGCAAAGGATACCTTAAAAAATAATTGGAAAGTTGAGAAGGGAGATCCTAAAATTATTAAAGATTCAAATGGCACGAATGCTCTTGTAGCTGGACAACAAGCGATGGTAGTATCACAACACTTACAGCCATTGGCTATTGGAAAATATAGTGTTTATATAAATACAGAAACGCATAATCGTCAGGTCAATATGAGATTAGCTGTTGATTGA
- a CDS encoding response regulator transcription factor, which translates to MYKVFIVEDEHLICDHLRKLLLSFKSDLPIRFAGEASDGEMGLAMMLDVKPDILITDIRMPFMNGLLLAKEAKKYFPWLRIIFISGFNDFDYAKTAIQLGVDEYLLKPIKKEELYFSLKKGIEKLESLKNTMIHPADYSQNFIIDIKKNHFLNGLFKGELSMQEFLEESQNFKRNFVGKKYTVLLATNKYDVKFADYYRFSEYLNYLFGNDEHLIFSSISSNYIKFLVSHSNKKSLLGKCYQLANTLIHELEKESTYEIVIAFRSVVERISEIKTSFIITEQLIHTHSNLRIDKVISYEDDIKDNSISSVNLFKIDLANKIASLKPENRNALIVELTGQTGETDEQNRLYRFFILTELINLLQKRTNEQCPFNLDKLSNMDYLSSLSVSIDDYQALLTQLFDYLMTNQINPSMIKYKPIIQKALDYIEAHFNDPDISLHSVADEVSLSPSHFSTIFSQSMNCTFIEYLINQRISYAKKLLKETDDKLASITIDIGYNDPNYFSYLFKKKEKISPNEYRKHYRLTQLNASS; encoded by the coding sequence ATGTATAAAGTTTTTATTGTAGAAGATGAACACCTGATTTGTGACCATTTAAGAAAATTACTACTTTCCTTTAAATCTGACTTGCCGATTCGTTTTGCCGGTGAAGCTTCAGATGGTGAGATGGGTCTTGCAATGATGTTAGATGTAAAACCAGATATTCTAATTACAGATATTCGCATGCCTTTTATGAATGGTTTACTTTTAGCAAAAGAAGCTAAAAAATATTTTCCTTGGTTAAGAATTATTTTTATCAGTGGCTTTAATGATTTTGACTATGCAAAAACAGCCATTCAACTAGGTGTCGATGAATATTTACTTAAACCAATTAAAAAGGAAGAATTATACTTTTCTTTAAAAAAGGGGATTGAAAAACTGGAAAGCCTGAAGAATACTATGATTCATCCAGCTGATTATTCTCAAAATTTTATAATAGATATTAAAAAGAATCACTTTCTTAATGGCCTTTTTAAGGGAGAGTTATCCATGCAAGAGTTCTTAGAGGAAAGTCAGAATTTCAAACGAAATTTTGTAGGGAAAAAATATACTGTTTTGCTAGCTACCAATAAATATGACGTAAAATTCGCAGACTATTATCGCTTTTCTGAATATTTAAACTATCTATTTGGAAATGATGAACACTTAATCTTTTCTAGTATCTCATCAAATTATATAAAATTCCTAGTTAGCCATTCGAATAAAAAGTCACTATTGGGAAAATGTTATCAGCTGGCAAATACCTTAATTCACGAATTGGAAAAAGAAAGTACCTATGAAATTGTTATCGCTTTCAGATCGGTGGTTGAACGTATCAGTGAAATCAAAACATCTTTTATAATTACTGAACAATTGATTCATACACATAGCAATCTTAGAATAGATAAAGTCATTAGTTACGAAGATGATATAAAAGACAATTCCATTTCATCAGTGAATCTATTCAAAATAGATTTGGCTAATAAAATCGCTTCTCTAAAACCAGAAAATCGTAATGCTTTAATTGTTGAATTGACTGGCCAAACAGGAGAAACAGATGAGCAAAATCGGCTCTACCGCTTTTTTATTTTAACTGAGCTTATTAACCTCCTACAAAAAAGGACGAATGAGCAATGTCCTTTTAATTTAGATAAGTTAAGCAATATGGATTATCTTTCTTCTCTATCCGTTTCTATTGATGATTATCAAGCATTATTAACTCAACTATTTGATTACTTGATGACCAATCAAATAAACCCATCTATGATTAAATATAAACCCATCATTCAAAAAGCACTTGACTATATAGAAGCTCATTTTAATGATCCAGACATTTCCTTGCATTCTGTTGCAGATGAAGTTTCTTTAAGTCCATCTCATTTTAGTACTATTTTTTCTCAATCGATGAATTGTACATTTATTGAATATTTAATTAATCAACGTATCTCTTATGCAAAAAAATTATTGAAAGAAACAGATGATAAACTGGCCAGTATTACAATAGATATTGGTTATAATGATCCAAATTATTTTAGTTATTTATTTAAGAAAAAAGAAAAGATTTCACCGAATGAGTATCGAAAGCACTATAGGTTAACTCAATTGAATGCATCATCATAG
- a CDS encoding sensor histidine kinase produces MTLINENAEKQQLLSKSEVKVLQAQITPHFLYNSLDAILALEEQGKHVQVKTTIYALSDYFRISLSHDKDWITVDKEIRHIKDYLTILKIRYGEMLDYSIDVSEDILNDMILKMILQPLVENAVYHGTKFVRRQGLVEIVGRKIEDAIIFTIKDNGIGMTESRLAQVQNELAKGIHTDFKEGYGLYNVNKRMLLYYNRKTQLTITSNYQTGIILTLRLPKI; encoded by the coding sequence ATGACTTTAATAAATGAAAATGCAGAGAAACAACAACTGTTATCTAAAAGCGAAGTAAAAGTGTTACAAGCTCAAATCACGCCTCATTTTCTTTATAATAGCTTGGATGCTATTTTGGCATTAGAAGAACAAGGAAAGCATGTTCAGGTGAAAACAACGATCTATGCACTTTCAGATTACTTTCGAATTTCACTGAGTCATGACAAAGACTGGATTACTGTCGATAAAGAAATCAGACATATTAAAGATTATCTCACCATTCTGAAGATCCGTTATGGCGAAATGTTAGACTATTCTATCGATGTTTCTGAAGATATCTTAAATGATATGATTTTAAAAATGATTTTACAGCCCTTAGTAGAAAATGCTGTCTATCATGGTACAAAGTTTGTTCGTAGACAGGGACTGGTCGAAATCGTTGGTAGGAAAATAGAAGATGCCATTATTTTTACCATTAAAGATAACGGTATTGGTATGACAGAATCTCGTTTAGCACAAGTCCAAAATGAACTTGCTAAAGGAATCCATACAGATTTTAAGGAAGGTTATGGACTTTATAATGTGAATAAAAGAATGTTACTTTATTACAATAGAAAAACTCAGCTTACTATAACAAGCAACTATCAAACAGGGATCATCCTGACTCTTCGTTTACCAAAAATTTAA